The proteins below come from a single Archangium lipolyticum genomic window:
- a CDS encoding lysophospholipid acyltransferase family protein, giving the protein MNALLSMYAWLETGLVALTGFCIQAPLVVTWPFDRRKVVTGRAFRLIGVTAARLNPFWKFAVHGKPVRPAGRTVVVSNHESNADPFLISFLPWEMKWLGKASLFKIPVVGWSMWLAGDIPVRRGEKDSAQEAMAICARWLDKGMPVMIFPEGTRSKTEDLLPFKDGAFRLAIETGADVLPMAVSGTRRALPKHSWRFATSRALVTVGTPISTKGMTLADLERLKAMAREQILALRASLMPLTGVEGKAPGEE; this is encoded by the coding sequence ATGAACGCACTGCTCTCCATGTATGCGTGGCTGGAAACCGGCCTGGTGGCGTTGACGGGCTTCTGCATCCAGGCGCCGCTGGTCGTCACCTGGCCCTTCGATCGGCGCAAGGTCGTGACGGGGCGCGCCTTCCGGCTCATCGGCGTCACCGCGGCCAGGCTCAACCCCTTCTGGAAGTTCGCCGTGCACGGCAAGCCGGTGCGCCCCGCGGGCCGCACGGTGGTGGTGAGCAACCACGAGTCCAACGCGGATCCGTTCCTCATCTCCTTCCTGCCCTGGGAGATGAAGTGGCTGGGCAAGGCCTCGCTCTTCAAGATTCCCGTGGTGGGCTGGAGCATGTGGCTGGCCGGCGACATCCCCGTGCGCCGGGGCGAGAAGGACTCCGCCCAGGAGGCCATGGCCATCTGTGCCCGCTGGCTGGACAAGGGCATGCCGGTGATGATCTTCCCCGAGGGCACGCGCTCGAAGACGGAGGATCTGCTCCCCTTCAAGGACGGCGCCTTCCGGCTGGCCATCGAGACGGGGGCGGACGTGCTCCCCATGGCGGTGAGCGGGACGCGCCGGGCGCTGCCCAAGCACTCGTGGCGCTTCGCCACGTCTCGCGCCCTGGTGACGGTGGGCACGCCCATCTCCACCAAGGGCATGACGCTCGCGGACCTGGAGCGGCTCAAGGCCATGGCCCGGGAGCAGATCCTCGCCCTCCGGGCCTCGTTGATGCCGCTCACCGGCGTCGAGGGGAAGGCTCCCGGCGAGGAGTAA
- a CDS encoding exodeoxyribonuclease III, with amino-acid sequence MRIVSWNVNGLRSAHKKGFLTWLAAEKADVVGVQEVRALESQLPEEVRAPEGWRASHFVSAQRLGYSGVGLFARKVPDSVETLLGVPEMDAEGRLQVARFGRLTVVNCYFPNGNGKERDNSRVPFKLAFYRRLFKLLEKGLRDGERILVMGDFNTAHQEIDLARPKDNRETSGFLPEERAELDRWIRSGWVDTFRHFEKGGGHYSWWSQRFGVRERNVGWRLDYVLASPGAMPYVKRAGIHCQILGSDHCPVSVDLDPKVRR; translated from the coding sequence GTGCGGATCGTCTCCTGGAACGTGAACGGGCTGAGATCGGCCCACAAGAAGGGTTTCCTGACCTGGCTGGCGGCCGAGAAGGCCGATGTGGTGGGCGTGCAGGAGGTACGAGCGCTCGAGTCACAGCTCCCGGAGGAGGTGCGCGCTCCCGAGGGCTGGCGTGCCTCCCATTTCGTGTCGGCGCAGCGCCTCGGCTACAGCGGGGTGGGGCTCTTCGCGCGCAAGGTTCCGGACTCCGTGGAGACGCTGCTGGGCGTGCCGGAGATGGACGCCGAGGGCCGGCTGCAGGTGGCCCGCTTCGGACGCCTGACCGTCGTCAACTGCTACTTCCCCAACGGCAACGGCAAGGAGCGGGACAACAGCCGGGTGCCGTTCAAGCTGGCCTTCTACCGGCGCCTCTTCAAGTTGCTGGAGAAGGGCCTGCGCGACGGCGAGCGCATCCTGGTGATGGGGGACTTCAACACCGCGCACCAGGAGATCGATCTGGCCCGGCCCAAGGACAACCGGGAGACGAGCGGCTTCCTGCCCGAGGAGCGCGCGGAGCTCGACCGGTGGATCCGCTCCGGCTGGGTGGACACCTTCCGCCACTTCGAGAAGGGTGGGGGGCACTACAGCTGGTGGAGCCAGCGCTTCGGGGTGCGCGAGCGCAACGTGGGGTGGCGCCTGGACTACGTGCTGGCCTCGCCCGGGGCCATGCCCTATGTGAAGCGCGCCGGCATCCATTGCCAGATTCTCGGCTCGGACCATTGCCCGGTGAGCGTGGATCTGGACCCCAAGGTCCGCCGCTGA
- a CDS encoding alpha/beta fold hydrolase: MPYRRLTRFVSAPDGTRVAYHTHVGNAPEGEAESALASRPTVLLTNGIGTSENFWRYIVADLEQDHRVVHWDYRGHGRSHVSVLGDYSMRVQVDDLERVTEEMMVRGDGRPPHHVAFSMGVRVVLELYRRRPELVSAVTLIGGSPSTPDPSAWFLPLPGGQGSLARAFRSLTPLVPHVAPLVHELLSSRLTYPFGRATGLLRARAPRADIQEFMLALRRMDPQAFWLMMRGLVEAPPSWDVLPLLRVPVQIIAAKNDLLVPLLEMTRMRERLPAAEWVLVEDAGHAGLVEAGTEIAEALRAFRQSCGVGPAYPAHTP; encoded by the coding sequence ATGCCCTACCGCCGTCTCACCCGCTTCGTCTCCGCCCCCGATGGCACTCGCGTCGCGTACCACACGCATGTGGGCAATGCCCCGGAGGGTGAGGCGGAGTCGGCGCTCGCCTCCCGGCCGACGGTGCTGCTCACCAACGGCATCGGCACGTCGGAGAACTTCTGGCGGTACATCGTCGCGGACCTGGAGCAGGACCACCGCGTGGTGCACTGGGATTACCGGGGCCATGGCCGGAGCCACGTGTCCGTCCTGGGGGACTACTCGATGCGCGTCCAGGTGGATGACCTCGAGCGCGTCACCGAGGAGATGATGGTCCGCGGTGACGGGCGCCCGCCGCACCACGTGGCCTTCTCCATGGGCGTGCGCGTGGTGCTGGAGCTGTACCGGCGCCGGCCGGAGCTGGTGTCCGCCGTGACGCTCATCGGCGGCAGCCCCTCCACGCCGGATCCAAGCGCCTGGTTCCTCCCCCTGCCGGGCGGGCAAGGCTCCCTGGCCCGCGCCTTCCGGAGCCTGACGCCCCTGGTGCCCCACGTGGCGCCGCTCGTCCACGAGCTGCTCTCCTCGCGGCTGACGTACCCGTTCGGGCGTGCCACGGGGCTGCTGCGGGCCCGCGCTCCTCGCGCGGACATCCAGGAGTTCATGCTGGCCCTGCGCCGGATGGATCCCCAGGCCTTCTGGTTGATGATGCGCGGTCTGGTGGAGGCCCCGCCCTCCTGGGACGTGCTGCCCCTGCTCCGGGTGCCCGTGCAGATCATCGCCGCGAAGAACGACCTGTTGGTGCCCCTGCTCGAGATGACGCGGATGCGCGAGCGGCTCCCGGCCGCGGAGTGGGTGCTGGTGGAGGACGCGGGCCACGCGGGCCTGGTGGAGGCGGGCACGGAGATCGCCGAGGCCCTGCGTGCCTTCCGCCAGTCCTGTGGCGTGGGCCCGGCCTATCCGGCGCACACGCCGTGA
- a CDS encoding phytanoyl-CoA dioxygenase family protein — MLTVDAETFDIAGPLAHYAEHGYARLGRLLDAEGLEALRERADDLMLGRVSYPGFFWQMDAPTGRYEDTPLGLGWQGPSLDYRKLEKLEKDPRFLAWMENPLFERIARTLIPGDICLYRAILFHKGQRGGSELPWHQDGGKLWGLTKDPELQLWTALDDAPLDGGCVEVVPGSHRWGLSTPLGGVVPPDQVAARGADGRKVPLPVEAGEVLLLHNYVWHRSSPSRTGSRRRGFSACYMSADTRCVRKKKAPRDFFPLFRSR, encoded by the coding sequence ATGCTGACCGTGGACGCGGAGACATTCGACATCGCGGGTCCGCTGGCGCACTACGCCGAGCACGGCTATGCGCGCCTGGGGCGGCTGCTGGACGCGGAGGGCCTGGAGGCGCTGCGCGAGCGGGCGGACGATCTCATGTTGGGCCGGGTGAGCTACCCGGGCTTCTTCTGGCAGATGGACGCGCCCACGGGCCGGTACGAGGACACGCCCCTGGGGCTCGGCTGGCAGGGCCCCTCGCTGGACTACCGCAAGCTGGAGAAGCTGGAGAAGGATCCGCGCTTCCTCGCGTGGATGGAGAACCCGCTCTTCGAGCGCATCGCCCGGACGCTCATCCCCGGGGACATCTGCCTCTACCGGGCCATCCTCTTCCACAAGGGCCAGCGCGGCGGGAGCGAGCTGCCCTGGCACCAGGATGGGGGTAAGCTGTGGGGCCTCACGAAGGATCCCGAGCTGCAACTGTGGACCGCGCTCGACGACGCGCCGTTGGACGGAGGTTGCGTGGAGGTGGTGCCGGGGAGCCACCGCTGGGGCCTGTCCACGCCGCTCGGGGGCGTGGTGCCGCCGGATCAGGTGGCGGCGCGCGGAGCGGATGGACGGAAGGTCCCGCTGCCGGTGGAGGCCGGCGAGGTGCTGCTGCTGCACAACTACGTCTGGCACCGCTCGAGCCCGAGCCGCACGGGGAGCCGTCGACGGGGCTTCTCGGCCTGCTACATGAGCGCGGACACGCGGTGCGTGCGCAAGAAGAAGGCCCCGCGCGACTTCTTCCCGCTCTTCCGCTCCCGCTGA
- a CDS encoding PAS domain S-box protein: MGHDVVVAAGPEVTAATISLVDALVVGSELVREKSEWFNQLRAQIRAAEVIVLGMAPSTSDEEISSLLEFGVDDYLVAPFHAADVRARIELLERRSYAYMRRQSHEESARGEIERLAAIIQTQNDIALAGLDLDVVMRLIAERAMILCGAGGAAVGLIEGEDMYFRICLGFYSHVQGVRLPIRSTMAGASVLSGDVMRTDDTERDPRVNKNVSRNMGIRSMLNVPLKRDNQTVGLLSIASQVPYAFVDSDDRTMELMAGLLGAAMGNAAEHAAKQALMTEVASIVTALQESQHLFDSFLNNNPALAYMKDESGRRVFVNEPFRRFFGLTTGMDVSAIPDEQLMPPETVVHLREQDEQAFRSGQPTVSESMIPTPDGEPRHFLTYRFIARDSSGRRFLGCVSFDITERKAAEGALRRSEESFRALIEGSPEAIFVHRGGPLLYVNPSACAFLRLQANELVGRSLLDFVHPEDRAVAASTLDGMAGRGGHRVREIRFQPPDGSVVTAEISSLRLVFAGQPATLVTARDLTERKQIQARLVVADRLASVGTLAAGVAHEINNPLAFVISNLSFLTEELHALSAELPTGRLDELEEVLEETNEGVNRVRLIVQDLKTFSRGDEEQPTSVDLTRVIGSALSLARGELRHRATLVKDVSDVPLVEGSEARYCQVVLNLLINAAHAIAPGQPDKNEIRVSLRTENDHAIIEVKDTGCGMPPEVLSRIFDPFFTTKPVGVGTGLGLSICHGIITGFGGEISASSELGKGSTFRISLPAYHKARLKAG; encoded by the coding sequence ATGGGTCACGATGTGGTGGTCGCCGCGGGCCCCGAAGTGACCGCCGCCACCATCTCCCTGGTGGATGCGCTGGTCGTCGGGTCCGAGCTGGTCCGTGAAAAGTCCGAGTGGTTCAACCAGCTGCGCGCGCAGATCCGCGCCGCCGAAGTCATCGTGCTGGGCATGGCGCCCAGCACCTCGGACGAGGAGATCTCCTCCCTGCTGGAGTTCGGCGTCGACGACTACCTCGTCGCCCCCTTCCACGCCGCCGACGTGCGCGCCCGCATCGAGCTGCTCGAGCGCCGCAGCTACGCGTACATGCGCCGGCAGTCCCACGAGGAGTCCGCTCGCGGGGAGATCGAACGTCTGGCCGCCATCATCCAGACGCAGAACGACATCGCCCTGGCCGGGTTGGACCTCGACGTGGTGATGCGGCTCATCGCCGAGCGGGCGATGATCCTCTGTGGCGCGGGCGGCGCCGCCGTGGGCCTCATCGAAGGCGAGGACATGTATTTCCGCATCTGCCTCGGCTTCTACTCGCACGTGCAGGGCGTGCGGCTGCCCATCCGCAGCACCATGGCCGGCGCCAGCGTGCTCAGCGGCGACGTGATGCGCACCGACGACACCGAGCGCGACCCGCGCGTCAACAAGAACGTGTCGCGCAACATGGGCATCCGCTCCATGCTCAACGTGCCCCTCAAGCGCGACAACCAGACGGTGGGGTTGTTGAGCATCGCCTCGCAGGTGCCCTACGCCTTCGTCGACTCGGACGATCGCACCATGGAGCTGATGGCGGGCCTGCTCGGGGCCGCCATGGGCAACGCCGCCGAGCACGCGGCGAAGCAGGCCCTGATGACGGAGGTGGCCTCCATCGTCACCGCCCTCCAGGAGAGTCAGCACCTCTTCGACTCCTTCCTCAACAACAACCCGGCCCTGGCCTACATGAAGGACGAGTCGGGCCGACGCGTCTTCGTCAACGAGCCCTTCCGGCGCTTCTTCGGGCTGACGACGGGCATGGACGTGAGCGCCATCCCCGACGAGCAGCTCATGCCGCCGGAGACGGTCGTCCACCTGCGCGAGCAGGATGAGCAGGCCTTCCGCTCCGGCCAGCCCACCGTCTCCGAGAGCATGATCCCCACTCCGGACGGCGAGCCGCGTCACTTCCTCACCTACCGGTTCATCGCCCGCGACAGCTCCGGCCGGCGCTTCCTCGGGTGCGTGTCCTTCGACATCACCGAGCGCAAGGCCGCCGAGGGCGCGCTGCGCCGCTCCGAGGAGAGCTTCCGCGCCCTCATCGAGGGCTCGCCCGAGGCCATCTTCGTCCACCGCGGCGGGCCGCTGCTCTACGTCAACCCCTCCGCGTGCGCCTTCCTGCGCCTGCAGGCCAACGAGCTGGTGGGCCGCTCGCTGCTGGACTTCGTCCACCCGGAGGATCGCGCCGTCGCCGCCAGCACGCTCGATGGCATGGCCGGCCGCGGGGGCCACCGGGTGCGGGAGATCCGCTTCCAGCCTCCGGACGGCAGCGTGGTGACGGCGGAGATCAGCAGCCTGCGGCTCGTCTTCGCCGGCCAGCCCGCCACCCTGGTGACCGCCCGCGACCTGACCGAGCGCAAGCAGATTCAAGCGCGCCTCGTCGTCGCCGACCGGCTGGCCTCGGTGGGGACGCTCGCCGCGGGCGTGGCGCACGAGATCAACAACCCGCTCGCGTTCGTCATCTCCAACCTGTCCTTCCTCACCGAGGAGCTGCACGCGCTGTCCGCGGAGCTGCCCACGGGCCGTCTGGACGAGCTGGAGGAGGTGCTGGAGGAGACGAACGAGGGCGTCAACCGCGTGCGGCTCATCGTCCAGGACCTCAAGACCTTCTCGCGAGGCGACGAGGAGCAGCCCACCTCGGTGGACCTCACCCGCGTCATCGGCTCCGCGTTGTCGCTCGCCCGCGGCGAGCTGCGCCACCGCGCCACCCTGGTGAAGGACGTGTCCGACGTGCCGCTCGTGGAGGGCAGCGAGGCCCGGTACTGCCAGGTCGTCCTCAACCTGCTCATCAACGCCGCCCACGCCATCGCCCCCGGCCAGCCGGACAAGAACGAGATCCGCGTCAGCCTGCGCACCGAGAACGATCACGCCATCATCGAGGTGAAGGACACCGGCTGCGGCATGCCCCCCGAGGTGCTCAGCCGCATCTTCGATCCGTTCTTCACCACCAAGCCAGTGGGTGTGGGCACGGGGCTCGGCCTCTCCATCTGCCACGGCATCATCACCGGCTTCGGCGGGGAGATCTCCGCCTCCAGCGAGCTGGGCAAGGGCAGCACCTTCCGCATCAGCCTCCCGGCGTACCACAAGGCCCGGTTGAAGGCGGGGTAG